The following coding sequences are from one Ursus arctos isolate Adak ecotype North America unplaced genomic scaffold, UrsArc2.0 scaffold_23, whole genome shotgun sequence window:
- the LOC113248984 gene encoding olfactory receptor 6C2-like: MRNHTAITTFILLGLTEDPQLQVLVFIFLLLTYVLSITGNLTIIILTFMDSHLKTPMYFFLQNFSFLEISFTTVCIPRFLYSISTGDKTITYNACASQIFFIGLFGATEFFLLAAMSYDRYVAICKPLHYMAIMNTRICTILVLCCWISGLMIIMTPLGMGLQLEFCDSNAIDHFGCDASPLFKISCSDTWFIEQMVIICAVLTFIITLIGVILSYTYIIRTILRFPSAFQRRKAFSTCSSHMIVVSITYGSCIFIYLKPSAKEEVDINKGVSVLTTSVAPLLNPFIYTLRNKQVKQAFSGTIKKIALILHK; this comes from the coding sequence ATGAGAAATCACACAGCAATAACAACATTCATCTTGTTGGGACTTACAGAGGACCCACAGCTGCAAGttcttgtttttatcttcttACTCCTCACCTATGTGCTGAGCATTACTGGAAATCTGACCATTATCATTCTGACATTCATGGATTCTCATCTTAAAAcacccatgtatttttttcttcaaaacttcTCCTTCTTAGAAATCTCATTCACAACAGTGTGTATTCCCAGATTCCTGTACAGTATATCAACTGGAGACAAAACCATTACTTATAATGCTTGTGCcagtcaaatattttttattgggcTTTTTGGGGCCACAGAGTTTTTTCTCCTGGCAGCCATGTcttatgaccgctatgtggccatctgcaaacccctGCATTACATGGCCATCATGAACACCAGAATCTGTACCATCCTCGTCCTCTGCTGCTGGATCTCTGGGCTGATGATCATCATGACACCCCTTGGTATGGGCCTCCAGCTGGAATTCTGTGACTCCAATGCCATTGATCATTTTGGCTGTGACGCATCtcctctttttaagatttcatgctCAGATACTTGGTTTATAGAACAGATGGTTATAATCTGTGCAGTACTGACATTCATTATTACACTGATAGGTGTCATTCTTTCCTACACGTATATCATCAGGACAATTCTAAGATTCCCTTCTGCTTTTCAAAGAAGGAAAGCTTTCTCTACCTGTTCTTCTCACATGATTGTTGTTTCCATCACATATGGCAGCTGTATTTTCATCTATCTCAAGCCTTCAGCCAAAGAAGAAGTGGACATCAATAAAGGGGTATCAGTCCTCACTACGTCTGTTGCCCCTTTGTTGAACCCTTTCATTTATACTTTGAGGAACAAGCAAGTGAAACAAGCTTTCAGTGGCACAATCAAAAAAATTGCCCTTATTTTACACAAGTAA